The following DNA comes from Ghiorsea bivora.
AGGAAAAATTGAGCAGGTATTTCACTGGCCTGATAATGATGATACTTGTTATGCGCATTACCCAAGGCTACGCATGAAACTTAAACACCACCGCATGAATGTATTACCTCTACTCATCCAACGCATGAATGCCTTATACCTTCAAGAGCATTAAAGAGACTCTGACCGCAAGATGCAATGCAAATTCAGGCTTATTCAGTTTTTCCTCAATAATCTGGAATATTCAGCAACGATTCAGCCTGCTCTAACACAAAGCTTTTAAAGGCTTCAGGGATGGCAGCAAAACGTTTGCCTTCTCGGTATACAATGTGCCATTGTCGACGAATAGGGAAATCTTCGACCTCAAGCACAACCAACCGTTTGAGTGTTAACTCCATTTCAATAGTGTGCAATGACACAATACCCAAGCCAAGCTCTGCCATTACAGCTTGTTTAATTGCTTCAGAACGATTCATCTCCATACCCGCAGTCAGTTCCAAGCCATGTTGTTCAAAGAAACGTTCAACCGCGATACGTGTTCCAGATGCTGATTCACGAACAATAAACGGTTCACCAGCCAAATCTTGTAATAAAATGGGTTGTTGATGCACCAGGGGGTGTGAAGGTGCGGCAATCACCACCAAAGGGTTATCCATAAAAGGAATACCTTTAAGATGATGCCCAGATGGTGGTTTACCCATGATTGCCATGTCTGTGTGATTATTTTCAACAGCATCAACCAAACCAGATCGGTTGGTCACATCCAATGTGATTTCTGCCCTAGGATGTTTATGCTTAAATGCTGCAATAATTTGCGGCGCAAAATAGTTGGCTGTTGAAGCCATGGTCAAATGCAACTTACCACGCTCCACGCCTTTGAGCTCATCAAGCATTAATTTGGCTTCATTCACTTGTTGTGCAATAGACTCAGCATAATGAAGCAGTTCTTGCCCTGCTTCAGTTAAAGCCACTCGTTTACCAACACGTTCAAACAGCGGCATGCCAACAAATTCTTCTAGCTGCTTCACCTGCATGGAAATGGCAGGCTGCGTTAAAAACAATACCTTCGCTGCAATCGTATAACTTTGATGTTCAGCTACCGTT
Coding sequences within:
- a CDS encoding LysR family transcriptional regulator codes for the protein MAFTFKQLKIFATVAEHQSYTIAAKVLFLTQPAISMQVKQLEEFVGMPLFERVGKRVALTEAGQELLHYAESIAQQVNEAKLMLDELKGVERGKLHLTMASTANYFAPQIIAAFKHKHPRAEITLDVTNRSGLVDAVENNHTDMAIMGKPPSGHHLKGIPFMDNPLVVIAAPSHPLVHQQPILLQDLAGEPFIVRESASGTRIAVERFFEQHGLELTAGMEMNRSEAIKQAVMAELGLGIVSLHTIEMELTLKRLVVLEVEDFPIRRQWHIVYREGKRFAAIPEAFKSFVLEQAESLLNIPDY